Genomic window (Siphonobacter curvatus):
GCCTTCGCTTTGCGCTGAATCCGTCGGCTTTGCATCCGTGGGCGCTTGCGTGGGGTCTATCCTGACCGGGTCTCGCCTGACTGGGTCTAGCCCGACCGGATCTTCCTTTTTTTCCAGCAGCGCTTTTACCTCCATTCGGATCCGACTAAAGTTCTCCCGGATCAGGTACGCATCGACCTTTCTAAACGCTGGAATGGGCACACCCTCTCCCCTGCTTTGCATGCGGATTTTGGCTTTAAAGCTGCTCACATTCGATTCCACGAGCTGGCCTAAAAACTCGCCCGTCTCTAGACTCAGCACTTCCTGCACTGTCACCCGGCTGCGCTCGTGCAGACGCTGCGTCTTCGATACGGAGGCCTGGTGGCTGGACTTATTCTCACTCACCGATTCACTCTTGACGTAGGCTTTTCCCCAGAGATTCACCACGTACTGAGCCGTCGGGTAACTGGCCACTCTTCCAAAAAACTGATTGTTTAGATTGGCAAGCAAAGCATTCTTTTTGGCCGTTCCGTAGAGATCCTCGATCTGACTCAGATCCTGCGCGCCAAAAATGGTCGCCACCTGATTACTGCGGGCGGTGGCTGGCAATTGCTCCAGGCCCGGAATGTACAGGGTCGGCGCTTCATCTA
Coding sequences:
- a CDS encoding type IV secretory system conjugative DNA transfer family protein, with amino-acid sequence MALLFEPVAGVVALLSQQEETYAMIASLREALDRKAEAQVAGVVSSLQTSLRKIYTKEICWVLSGDELDLDLNNPADPKFLTLGNQAGLSGVYAPVLALLVTVAVKQLNQPGKRPSAVILDEAPTLYIPGLEQLPATARSNQVATIFGAQDLSQIEDLYGTAKKNALLANLNNQFFGRVASYPTAQYVVNLWGKAYVKSESVSENKSSHQASVSKTQRLHERSRVTVQEVLSLETGEFLGQLVESNVSSFKAKIRMQSRGEGVPIPAFRKVDAYLIRENFSRIRMEVKALLEKKEDPVGLDPVRRDPVRIDPTQAPTDAKPTDSAQSEGLDF